One stretch of Sander lucioperca isolate FBNREF2018 chromosome 13, SLUC_FBN_1.2, whole genome shotgun sequence DNA includes these proteins:
- the LOC116055994 gene encoding uncharacterized protein C11orf87 homolog: MTARSSEASGLSVPLHRCHGGFQANNGTCAEHLSFFPPFSSTLALLVLVAVLVGIILVSLATFHFHKRKLRNRKIQRAQEEYERDSRSPARGAGASGEPARPCVIVRPVRCDVERLSCQSAESADASEAAEGEPARHDTVALDC, encoded by the coding sequence ATGACAGCCAGAAGCTCTGAGGCCTCGGGACTGTCGGTGCCGCTGCACCGCTGTCACGGGGGTTTCCAGGCCAATAACGGCACCTGCGCGGAGCACCTCAGCTTTTTTCCGCCGTTCTCCTCCACCCTCGCGCTCCTCGTGCTGGTGGCCGTGCTCGTCGGGATCATCCTCGTTTCCCTggcaacgttccacttccacaAGAGGAAGCTTCGGAACAGGAAGATCCAGCGCGCGCAGGAGGAATACGAGCGCGACAGTCGCAGCCCCGCGCGCGGCGCAGGGGCGAGCGGGGAGCCCGCGAGGCCGTGCGTCATCGTCCGTCCGGTGAGATGTGATGTGGAGAGGCTCTCGTGCCAGAGCGCGGAGAGCGCGGACGCCAGCGAAGCGGCGGAGGGCGAACCGGCGCGGCACGACACAGTTGCTCTCGACTGTTAA